One genomic window of Fibrobacter succinogenes includes the following:
- a CDS encoding TIGR02147 family protein, translating into MEKAIDIFQFTHFRKYLDEYQAARVLTDPEFTRAGACALLGLPKTRSYYNDIVKGKKLSSRMIPKFVEVLGLNKKEAKYFETMVNFDQAKTTTERDAFFDELIKLHPDPQHILNEDAYEYYNHWYNSVLFTALDVMDVSDDLEPIQKRIFPKVSVGTLKRSLELLARIGFVRKNEDGFWKSSRESVSSGAYNNSDLVRQYQLQCFELSKQALLANDDNPSDMGTFTFSVSDDAYREIALEIQNLKAKVRRIITQDKKEATGVHQLNIHLFTNLKK; encoded by the coding sequence ATGGAAAAAGCAATCGACATATTTCAGTTTACACACTTTCGCAAGTACTTGGATGAGTATCAGGCGGCACGCGTGCTGACTGATCCTGAATTCACCAGGGCGGGGGCCTGCGCTTTGCTTGGTCTCCCGAAGACTCGCAGCTATTACAACGATATCGTCAAAGGAAAAAAGCTTTCTAGCCGAATGATTCCGAAGTTTGTAGAAGTTCTTGGACTCAACAAGAAAGAAGCCAAGTACTTTGAAACGATGGTGAATTTTGACCAGGCAAAAACAACAACGGAACGCGATGCATTTTTTGATGAACTCATCAAACTGCACCCGGATCCGCAACACATCTTGAATGAAGATGCCTACGAGTATTACAATCACTGGTATAATAGCGTATTGTTTACGGCGTTGGATGTGATGGATGTTTCGGATGACCTTGAACCGATTCAAAAACGCATTTTTCCGAAGGTCTCTGTGGGAACTTTGAAGCGTTCGTTGGAGTTACTTGCACGCATCGGATTTGTGCGCAAGAACGAAGACGGTTTCTGGAAAAGTTCGCGTGAATCGGTGAGCAGCGGAGCCTATAACAATAGTGACTTGGTTCGCCAATACCAATTGCAGTGCTTTGAACTTTCGAAGCAGGCGTTGCTTGCAAATGACGATAATCCATCGGACATGGGAACGTTCACGTTCAGCGTTTCGGACGACGCCTATAGAGAGATTGCCTTGGAAATTCAGAACTTGAAAGCCAAGGTGCGTAGGATTATTACGCAAGATAAAAAGGAAGCGACTGGAGTGCACCAGTTGAATATTCACTTGTTCACAAATTTGAAAAAATAA
- a CDS encoding aminotransferase class I/II-fold pyridoxal phosphate-dependent enzyme, whose translation MNYNPLAQALNAELSANGCCVLDMLSEQGKAIFFPRKGILGQGAEAKGSDINATIGTALEDDGSPLVLDCVLKSLNLPKTSFLYAPSFGNPDLRKEWKAQVIKKNPTLASKNFSNPVVTCALTHAISCAGYLFLDAGDEVIIPDLYWDNYELVFENARGAKIKTFNTFKNGGFDTEALKAALAESKSSKKVVLLNFPNNPTGYTATEVEAVEIAKILTECAAAGNKVVALLDDAYFGLVYEEGVTKESLFVKLVDAHENLLAVKLDGPTKEDYVWGFRVGFMSFGFKGATEAQLKALEDKAAGTVRGNISNGPSISQKILLAAYQSAEYAQQKAEKYATLKKRYDIIKEVLAAHPEYKEAFDPMPCNSGYFMCIKPKGVDAEELRQKLIKDYSTGTIMLSGLIRIAFSAVPTEKLGKLFENIYNCIMKMK comes from the coding sequence ATGAACTACAATCCTCTCGCTCAAGCTTTGAATGCAGAACTTTCCGCAAATGGTTGCTGCGTTCTTGACATGCTCTCTGAACAGGGCAAGGCCATTTTCTTCCCGCGCAAGGGTATTCTTGGCCAGGGTGCCGAAGCTAAGGGCTCCGACATCAATGCGACAATCGGTACAGCTCTCGAAGACGATGGTTCTCCGCTCGTTTTGGACTGCGTTCTCAAGTCCCTCAATCTTCCGAAGACTTCTTTCCTCTATGCTCCGAGCTTCGGTAACCCGGACCTCCGCAAGGAATGGAAGGCTCAGGTTATCAAGAAGAACCCGACACTTGCTTCCAAGAACTTCAGCAACCCGGTCGTGACCTGCGCTTTGACGCACGCCATCAGCTGCGCTGGCTACTTGTTCCTCGATGCTGGCGACGAAGTGATTATCCCGGACCTCTACTGGGACAACTACGAACTCGTGTTCGAAAACGCTCGTGGCGCAAAGATCAAGACGTTCAACACTTTCAAGAACGGTGGTTTTGATACGGAAGCCTTGAAGGCCGCCCTCGCCGAAAGCAAGTCTAGCAAGAAAGTCGTTCTCCTCAACTTCCCGAACAACCCGACAGGCTACACCGCAACAGAAGTGGAAGCTGTCGAAATCGCAAAGATCCTCACGGAATGTGCCGCTGCCGGCAACAAGGTCGTGGCTCTCCTCGACGATGCTTACTTTGGACTCGTCTATGAAGAAGGCGTGACGAAGGAATCCCTCTTTGTGAAACTCGTGGATGCACACGAAAATCTCCTCGCCGTGAAGCTCGATGGCCCGACCAAGGAAGACTACGTTTGGGGCTTCCGCGTGGGCTTTATGAGCTTTGGTTTCAAGGGTGCTACCGAAGCCCAGCTCAAGGCTCTCGAAGACAAGGCTGCCGGTACGGTCCGTGGAAACATCTCTAACGGTCCGTCCATTAGCCAGAAGATTTTGCTCGCCGCTTACCAGAGCGCCGAATACGCCCAGCAGAAGGCTGAAAAGTACGCCACCTTGAAGAAGCGTTACGACATCATCAAGGAAGTCTTGGCTGCTCACCCGGAATACAAGGAAGCCTTTGACCCGATGCCGTGTAATAGCGGTTACTTTATGTGCATCAAGCCGAAGGGCGTTGACGCCGAAGAACTCCGCCAGAAGCTCATCAAGGATTACAGCACCGGCACTATTATGCTCTCGGGCCTTATCCGCATTGCATTCAGCGCCGTTCCGACCGAAAAACTCGGCAAGCTCTTTGAAAATATCTATAATTGCATCATGAAGATGAAGTAA